A single Diachasmimorpha longicaudata isolate KC_UGA_2023 chromosome 10, iyDiaLong2, whole genome shotgun sequence DNA region contains:
- the LOC135166834 gene encoding R3H domain-containing protein 1 isoform X2, whose product MITKVPSIVVHKGCSRSQSRPSSPTGVTSSVMPALPSSEHAIISVSGGNNSVTYTVQSEQDMLDSNVNVSVDNNTTDNDTHPSPNSPDKTELECNNSRNRINTKVKLLVRSHAMRESTSPPREAHNGSTSPRTPTDITEKSKYPSSLSPPTSASKLTNNNEPIYSNSNLTTHSPKQTRTIATSPTCRTPPRNSLESSPSPGSPPPHRDKDPTHRSKATSPNIPIKCNNCVKNNQNDRPGLLQTPGSPSKSAAHHSPKSNHQSSRYDCQNVRRPNTLSVCNNQCTNQCSNNTLSIRSSSRHKLRHPNCQNSSSLDSNVSPCLSRDSSTELYTDSTGIDLEQFIAVTINRNQKDRSVLLKIEKELIEFAKDRQKVCHKFPNMSSYNRMLVHRVAAYFGMEHNVDQSGLSVIVTRTKNMRIPDTRFKEHIRDDLLLTEEPRRSILKRDSNSFEDGCFNFKSPDRMSGDYCRRSKSFEEREEEYEKARRRIFKDSSGDSEVTSWPYWSSSESSDASARYRLLHPGDHNSMRTRLSKGESCDGRENFRGVLRPSVSKSFSFGGYTRGMLARGDSVSSTRSAGARLTKQDSGASVCSRLSPSSSGYKSQSQRSDATISPSPSPSPIPTIPCNHKEASHNSTSVDGSQASQTVMWAVSSISSVPAGSIIMNPRTNQPYTNSDGSIYRFDPENPPKIFNDMADIHESPAEGSGTESPRTNSNQNSKRKHSPKNNPRGVTNTATSPTLPFDASPPPVIQECPHVAIKTTDTQVCNHGGHNYANFSQQNSIDMSYNQSPVYSDQGIVLQRQPDVGQTPVHVPPPPADIVFGQNNVYGNYSPMAMHQTCHPQTNDMSELSGYFMGMNVYEGPRSGGDTQGTPTHGFSAPPPPPPPPPPPPPPQPPHMQGNAHNGQGYWQPPPPPPPPPPPPPPPVPPAQQQHGQHGNPMPPQHAMYFVPPPGQPSGTVGQAPNDRQTMHQHQRFPPGYAYNPQTMTPPNQGAPNYVNGYGPISYNSMPTVTPSPADYSYHSPLHMIPTYYSSGQPTIQPPPVMWRVPTPPNTPTSNQMPGVPVMYVNSATYGPPTMMAGSFGHQLPNTGPPGPTGAYMAPSILPNLVFRQNMPMMTTGIRASTPSGSQRTSRSPTPAHEFFNNNVNGNVGNNGNVNGNGGAVSGDNRNAQAQSRYPLPMYQGLHIVQGKERMIKNMIHHFLNRRLTPGDIRLMHPGNSRLQYAPVPSPPIVQGCPRPFRPPSYSSNTSGCPTPNSFDGRGQKMRKQRSKITTLPPTGVRPNVYQVPSMPSISSNPPKDMREGTVKVTITRRSHVTQY is encoded by the exons CACCTGACAAAACCGAACTGGAATGTAATAATAGTCGGAATAGG ATAAACACGAAGGTTAAACTCCTCGTCCGTAGCCATGCGATGAGGGAGTCAACCTCACCTCCCCGGGAGGCCCACAATGGTTCCACCTCCCCTCGAACGCCCACTGACATAACAGAAAAATCCAAATATCCAtcctccctctcacccccaACATCCGCTTCAAAGTTAACCAACAACAATGAGCCAATCTACAGTAACAGCAATTTAACAACTCACTCTCCAAAACAAACTCGCACAATAGCAACATCCCCCACTTGTCGTACACCTCCTAGAAATTCACTTGAATCGTCACCATCGCCGGGATCACCGCCCCCACATCGTGACAAAGATCCAACTCATCGTTCCAAGGCGACAAGCCCCAATATCCCCATAAAATGCAACAACTGCGTGAAGAACAATCAGAATGATCGTCCAGGTCTGCTACAGACCCCCGGATCACCGTCCAAATCCGCCGCCCATCACTCCCCAAAATCAAATCATCAATCGTCGCGTTACGATTGTCAAAATGTACGACGACCGAACACACTGTCAGTGTGCAACAACCAGTGTACAAATCAGTGTTCAAACAATACCCTGTCGATTCGCTCATCATCGCGCCACAAATTGCGCCATCCTAATTGCCAAAACAGCAGTAGCCTGGACTCAAATGTCTCACCGTGTCTGTCACGTGACAGCAGTACAGAATTGTACACAGATTCAACGGGAATTGATCTCGAGCAATTTATCGCAGTGACGATAAATCGTAATCAGAAAGACAGATCAGTGTTGCTGAAGATTGAGAAAGAACTGATAGAGTTCGCCAAGGATCGCCAGAAGGTCTGCCACAAATTTCCAAATATGTCATCGTACAATCGCATGCTGGTGCACCGCGTTGCAGCATATTTTGGAATGGAGCACAATGTTGATCAGTCTGGGCTGTCGGTTATCGTGACACGAACCAAGAACATGAGAATTCCGGATACACGATTCAAAGAACACATCAGGGATGATCTTCTTCTGACTGAAGAGCCCCGTCGAAGTATTCTGAAGAGGGATTCCAATTCGTTCGAGGATGGCTGCTTCAATTTTAAGTCACCTGATAGAATGTCTGGTGACTACTGCAGACGTAGCAAATCCTTCGaggagagggaggaggagtACGAAAAGGCGCGTAGAAGAATATTCAAGGATAGCAGTGGTGATAGTGAAGTCACTTCGTGGCCATACTGGTCGTCCTCGGAGAGTTCGGATGCATCAGCTCGTTATCGTCTCCTCCATCCCGGGGATCATAATTCAATGAGAACGCGTTTGTCCAAGGGCGAGTCCTGCGACGGTAGGGAAAATTTTCGCGGCGTTCTCCGACCCTCGGTGTCCAAATCATTCAGTTTTGGTGGATATACAAGGGGCATGCTCGCCAGGGGTGACAGTGTTTCATCAACAAGGAGCGCTGGTGCTAGACTCACCAAACAGGATTCTGGTGCCAGTGTTTGCTCGAGACTCAGTCCCTCCTCGAGTGGCTACAAAAGCCAAAGCCAAAGAAGTGATGCCACTATTTCACCATCACCATCACCCTCACCAATTCCCACAATACCGTGTAATCACAAAGAGGCTAGTCACAATTCTACGTCAGTGGATGGATCTCAGGCGAGTCAGACGGTAATGTGGGCTGTTTCCAGTATTTCCAGTGTACCAGCTGGCTCAATAATTATGAATCCCCGAACTAATCAGCCGTATACAAATTCCGATGGTTCAATTTATCGTTTTGATCCGGAGAATCCACCTAAAATATTCAACGATATGGCAGATATACACGAGAGTCCTGCTGAAGGAAGTGGAACAGAGTCGCCTAGGACaaattcaaatcaaaattCCAAGAGAAAACACTCCCCCAAAAATAACCCAAGGGGTGTTACCAATACTGCTACATCGCCAACGTTGCCATTTGACGCAAGTCCACCACCAGTCATTCAAGAGTGTCCACATGTGGCTATTAAGACAACTGATACCCAGGTGTGTAATCACGGTGGACACAATTATGCCAATTTCTCGCAGCAGAATAGCATTGATATGAGTTACAACCAGAGTCCAGTCTACTCTGATCAGGGAATTGTCCTTCAGAGGCAACCCGATGTTGGCCAAACCCCGGTGCATGTACCCCCACCGCCCGCGGATATTGTTTTTGGGCAGAATAATGTTTACGGAAATTATTCGCCGATGGCAATGCACCAGACATGTCATCCTCAGACGAACGACATGTCAGAGCTGTCTGGGTACTTCATGGGGATGAATGTTTATGAGGGGCCGAGGAGTGGAGGTGATACCCAAGGTACACCGACCCATGGATTCAGTGCTCCTCCACCACCGCCACCACCCcctcctccacctcctccaCCACAGCCACCCCATATGCAGGGCAATGCGCATAATGGACAGGGATATTGGcagccaccaccaccacctcctcctccaccACCGCCACCACCCCCACCTGTGCCACCAGCACAGCAGCAGCATGGACAACATGGAAATCCCATGCCG CCCCAGCATGCGATGTACTTCGTTCCACCACCAGGTCAGCCATCAGGTACCGTTGGCCAGGCACCAAACGACAGACAAACGATGCATCAGCATCAACGTTTTCCACCTGGTTATGCTTACAATCCACAAACAATGACACCACCAAATCAGGGAGCACCCAATTATGTAAACGGTTATGGGCCAATATCATACAATTCAATGCCAACAGTTACACCCAGCCCTGCCGATTACTCGTATCACAGCCCCTTGCACATGATACCAACTTATTATTCATCTGGACAACCTACCATTCAACCACCACCAGTTATGTGGAGGGTACCAACACCGCCTAATACACCAACGTCCAATCAA ATGCCAGGTGTACCTGTCATGTATGTAAATTCAGCAACTTATGGACCACCAACAATGATGGCAGGGTCATTTGGACATCAATTACCAAATACAGGACCACCAGGACCAACGGGTGCTTATATGGCCCCTTCAATTCTGCCAAATCTTGTATTTAGACAAAATATGCCT ATGATGACTACAGGCATCAGAGCTTCAACCCCCTCCGGCTCCCAGCGAACAAGCAGATCACCAACACCagctcatgaattttttaacaacaatGTCAATGGTAATGTTGGTAATAATGGCAATGTTAATGGAAATGGTGGAGCTGTTAGTGGGGATAACAGAAATGCACAAGCACAATCGCGTTATCCACTGCCAATGTATCAGGGTCTTCATATCGTACAAGGTAAAGAAaggatgataaaaaatatgatccATCATTTTCTCAATCGACGTTTAACTCCAGGGGATATCAGACTGATGCATCCTGGCAACTCTCGTCTCCAGTATGCCCCAGTGCCATCACCACCTATCGTTCAAGGCTGTCCGCGACCATTCAGACCACCTTCGTATTCCTCGAACACGTCCGGATGTCCTACACCGAATTCCTTCGATGGTCGAGGGCAGAAAATGCGAAAACAGAG GTCCAAAATCACAACTCTACCACCAACTGGCGTAAGGCCCAATGTCTATCAAGTTCCTTCCATGCCCTCTATATCATCCAACCCGCCCAAAGACATGCGAGAAG GGACCGTGAAGGTGACAATCACCCGTCGAAGCCACGTGACACAGTACTAG
- the LOC135166834 gene encoding R3H domain-containing protein 1 isoform X1: MARLEIPSIVVHKGCSRSQSRPSSPTGVTSSVMPALPSSEHAIISVSGGNNSVTYTVQSEQDMLDSNVNVSVDNNTTDNDTHPSPNSPDKTELECNNSRNRINTKVKLLVRSHAMRESTSPPREAHNGSTSPRTPTDITEKSKYPSSLSPPTSASKLTNNNEPIYSNSNLTTHSPKQTRTIATSPTCRTPPRNSLESSPSPGSPPPHRDKDPTHRSKATSPNIPIKCNNCVKNNQNDRPGLLQTPGSPSKSAAHHSPKSNHQSSRYDCQNVRRPNTLSVCNNQCTNQCSNNTLSIRSSSRHKLRHPNCQNSSSLDSNVSPCLSRDSSTELYTDSTGIDLEQFIAVTINRNQKDRSVLLKIEKELIEFAKDRQKVCHKFPNMSSYNRMLVHRVAAYFGMEHNVDQSGLSVIVTRTKNMRIPDTRFKEHIRDDLLLTEEPRRSILKRDSNSFEDGCFNFKSPDRMSGDYCRRSKSFEEREEEYEKARRRIFKDSSGDSEVTSWPYWSSSESSDASARYRLLHPGDHNSMRTRLSKGESCDGRENFRGVLRPSVSKSFSFGGYTRGMLARGDSVSSTRSAGARLTKQDSGASVCSRLSPSSSGYKSQSQRSDATISPSPSPSPIPTIPCNHKEASHNSTSVDGSQASQTVMWAVSSISSVPAGSIIMNPRTNQPYTNSDGSIYRFDPENPPKIFNDMADIHESPAEGSGTESPRTNSNQNSKRKHSPKNNPRGVTNTATSPTLPFDASPPPVIQECPHVAIKTTDTQVCNHGGHNYANFSQQNSIDMSYNQSPVYSDQGIVLQRQPDVGQTPVHVPPPPADIVFGQNNVYGNYSPMAMHQTCHPQTNDMSELSGYFMGMNVYEGPRSGGDTQGTPTHGFSAPPPPPPPPPPPPPPQPPHMQGNAHNGQGYWQPPPPPPPPPPPPPPPVPPAQQQHGQHGNPMPPQHAMYFVPPPGQPSGTVGQAPNDRQTMHQHQRFPPGYAYNPQTMTPPNQGAPNYVNGYGPISYNSMPTVTPSPADYSYHSPLHMIPTYYSSGQPTIQPPPVMWRVPTPPNTPTSNQMPGVPVMYVNSATYGPPTMMAGSFGHQLPNTGPPGPTGAYMAPSILPNLVFRQNMPMMTTGIRASTPSGSQRTSRSPTPAHEFFNNNVNGNVGNNGNVNGNGGAVSGDNRNAQAQSRYPLPMYQGLHIVQGKERMIKNMIHHFLNRRLTPGDIRLMHPGNSRLQYAPVPSPPIVQGCPRPFRPPSYSSNTSGCPTPNSFDGRGQKMRKQRSKITTLPPTGVRPNVYQVPSMPSISSNPPKDMREGTVKVTITRRSHVTQY; encoded by the exons CACCTGACAAAACCGAACTGGAATGTAATAATAGTCGGAATAGG ATAAACACGAAGGTTAAACTCCTCGTCCGTAGCCATGCGATGAGGGAGTCAACCTCACCTCCCCGGGAGGCCCACAATGGTTCCACCTCCCCTCGAACGCCCACTGACATAACAGAAAAATCCAAATATCCAtcctccctctcacccccaACATCCGCTTCAAAGTTAACCAACAACAATGAGCCAATCTACAGTAACAGCAATTTAACAACTCACTCTCCAAAACAAACTCGCACAATAGCAACATCCCCCACTTGTCGTACACCTCCTAGAAATTCACTTGAATCGTCACCATCGCCGGGATCACCGCCCCCACATCGTGACAAAGATCCAACTCATCGTTCCAAGGCGACAAGCCCCAATATCCCCATAAAATGCAACAACTGCGTGAAGAACAATCAGAATGATCGTCCAGGTCTGCTACAGACCCCCGGATCACCGTCCAAATCCGCCGCCCATCACTCCCCAAAATCAAATCATCAATCGTCGCGTTACGATTGTCAAAATGTACGACGACCGAACACACTGTCAGTGTGCAACAACCAGTGTACAAATCAGTGTTCAAACAATACCCTGTCGATTCGCTCATCATCGCGCCACAAATTGCGCCATCCTAATTGCCAAAACAGCAGTAGCCTGGACTCAAATGTCTCACCGTGTCTGTCACGTGACAGCAGTACAGAATTGTACACAGATTCAACGGGAATTGATCTCGAGCAATTTATCGCAGTGACGATAAATCGTAATCAGAAAGACAGATCAGTGTTGCTGAAGATTGAGAAAGAACTGATAGAGTTCGCCAAGGATCGCCAGAAGGTCTGCCACAAATTTCCAAATATGTCATCGTACAATCGCATGCTGGTGCACCGCGTTGCAGCATATTTTGGAATGGAGCACAATGTTGATCAGTCTGGGCTGTCGGTTATCGTGACACGAACCAAGAACATGAGAATTCCGGATACACGATTCAAAGAACACATCAGGGATGATCTTCTTCTGACTGAAGAGCCCCGTCGAAGTATTCTGAAGAGGGATTCCAATTCGTTCGAGGATGGCTGCTTCAATTTTAAGTCACCTGATAGAATGTCTGGTGACTACTGCAGACGTAGCAAATCCTTCGaggagagggaggaggagtACGAAAAGGCGCGTAGAAGAATATTCAAGGATAGCAGTGGTGATAGTGAAGTCACTTCGTGGCCATACTGGTCGTCCTCGGAGAGTTCGGATGCATCAGCTCGTTATCGTCTCCTCCATCCCGGGGATCATAATTCAATGAGAACGCGTTTGTCCAAGGGCGAGTCCTGCGACGGTAGGGAAAATTTTCGCGGCGTTCTCCGACCCTCGGTGTCCAAATCATTCAGTTTTGGTGGATATACAAGGGGCATGCTCGCCAGGGGTGACAGTGTTTCATCAACAAGGAGCGCTGGTGCTAGACTCACCAAACAGGATTCTGGTGCCAGTGTTTGCTCGAGACTCAGTCCCTCCTCGAGTGGCTACAAAAGCCAAAGCCAAAGAAGTGATGCCACTATTTCACCATCACCATCACCCTCACCAATTCCCACAATACCGTGTAATCACAAAGAGGCTAGTCACAATTCTACGTCAGTGGATGGATCTCAGGCGAGTCAGACGGTAATGTGGGCTGTTTCCAGTATTTCCAGTGTACCAGCTGGCTCAATAATTATGAATCCCCGAACTAATCAGCCGTATACAAATTCCGATGGTTCAATTTATCGTTTTGATCCGGAGAATCCACCTAAAATATTCAACGATATGGCAGATATACACGAGAGTCCTGCTGAAGGAAGTGGAACAGAGTCGCCTAGGACaaattcaaatcaaaattCCAAGAGAAAACACTCCCCCAAAAATAACCCAAGGGGTGTTACCAATACTGCTACATCGCCAACGTTGCCATTTGACGCAAGTCCACCACCAGTCATTCAAGAGTGTCCACATGTGGCTATTAAGACAACTGATACCCAGGTGTGTAATCACGGTGGACACAATTATGCCAATTTCTCGCAGCAGAATAGCATTGATATGAGTTACAACCAGAGTCCAGTCTACTCTGATCAGGGAATTGTCCTTCAGAGGCAACCCGATGTTGGCCAAACCCCGGTGCATGTACCCCCACCGCCCGCGGATATTGTTTTTGGGCAGAATAATGTTTACGGAAATTATTCGCCGATGGCAATGCACCAGACATGTCATCCTCAGACGAACGACATGTCAGAGCTGTCTGGGTACTTCATGGGGATGAATGTTTATGAGGGGCCGAGGAGTGGAGGTGATACCCAAGGTACACCGACCCATGGATTCAGTGCTCCTCCACCACCGCCACCACCCcctcctccacctcctccaCCACAGCCACCCCATATGCAGGGCAATGCGCATAATGGACAGGGATATTGGcagccaccaccaccacctcctcctccaccACCGCCACCACCCCCACCTGTGCCACCAGCACAGCAGCAGCATGGACAACATGGAAATCCCATGCCG CCCCAGCATGCGATGTACTTCGTTCCACCACCAGGTCAGCCATCAGGTACCGTTGGCCAGGCACCAAACGACAGACAAACGATGCATCAGCATCAACGTTTTCCACCTGGTTATGCTTACAATCCACAAACAATGACACCACCAAATCAGGGAGCACCCAATTATGTAAACGGTTATGGGCCAATATCATACAATTCAATGCCAACAGTTACACCCAGCCCTGCCGATTACTCGTATCACAGCCCCTTGCACATGATACCAACTTATTATTCATCTGGACAACCTACCATTCAACCACCACCAGTTATGTGGAGGGTACCAACACCGCCTAATACACCAACGTCCAATCAA ATGCCAGGTGTACCTGTCATGTATGTAAATTCAGCAACTTATGGACCACCAACAATGATGGCAGGGTCATTTGGACATCAATTACCAAATACAGGACCACCAGGACCAACGGGTGCTTATATGGCCCCTTCAATTCTGCCAAATCTTGTATTTAGACAAAATATGCCT ATGATGACTACAGGCATCAGAGCTTCAACCCCCTCCGGCTCCCAGCGAACAAGCAGATCACCAACACCagctcatgaattttttaacaacaatGTCAATGGTAATGTTGGTAATAATGGCAATGTTAATGGAAATGGTGGAGCTGTTAGTGGGGATAACAGAAATGCACAAGCACAATCGCGTTATCCACTGCCAATGTATCAGGGTCTTCATATCGTACAAGGTAAAGAAaggatgataaaaaatatgatccATCATTTTCTCAATCGACGTTTAACTCCAGGGGATATCAGACTGATGCATCCTGGCAACTCTCGTCTCCAGTATGCCCCAGTGCCATCACCACCTATCGTTCAAGGCTGTCCGCGACCATTCAGACCACCTTCGTATTCCTCGAACACGTCCGGATGTCCTACACCGAATTCCTTCGATGGTCGAGGGCAGAAAATGCGAAAACAGAG GTCCAAAATCACAACTCTACCACCAACTGGCGTAAGGCCCAATGTCTATCAAGTTCCTTCCATGCCCTCTATATCATCCAACCCGCCCAAAGACATGCGAGAAG GGACCGTGAAGGTGACAATCACCCGTCGAAGCCACGTGACACAGTACTAG